The nucleotide window AACGAACTCGGTGTTTACTGGCGGTGTCTAGTCCTCGTTCCACATTGACATCGGATATTCCAACTAATTCAACGTCTTTGAGTAAACTTAAAACTCGCGCGTGATGTTGTCCCATATTACCCACCCCAATGACTCCTATGCGGATCGGTTGAGGTTGGTTTCTTGGCCCTTGTAAATTTGATTGGTTGTTAAGCATTGTGACTCAAACTCCTGTACACTCCTCCACCAAAATTAATCGCCATCAATAAGTATTTATACTTTTTGATCGCCATCAAGATATTACCATAGCTATTCTGATAGCAAAAAACTGCAAATATTGTCATTTTGGTTTCAGTCTATCCTAAGTTTTCCGATTTTGAGATAGAAATATCTTATCGATGATCCGGAGGGAGAGAGTCAGAATGGGAGGATTCGTTAGATTCTTCGGTCACATCTGGGCTAAAATCAGAAGTTACCTCCGATGGCATCTCTGTTGAGGGGATTTCTTGCCGAGCAATGCGAATTTGTCCGAGGCGAGGGCCTTCGACAGAGACAACGGTAAACTCTAAATTATCGTAGTGTAGGGTTTCTCCTTGCATAGGAATTTTTTGCCATTGGTAAAGTAAAAATCCGCCGAGGGTTTGATATTCGTTGGTGACAGGCAATTCTAAATCTAAGACTTCATTGACTTCTTCTAGGTTCATTTGCGCCTGTACCAAAAAGGTTTGCTCATCGAGCATTTGCAATTCGACAACATTATCATTTTCTGATGGGGAGCGCTCGCCCAAAATTTCTGCAATTAAATCTTGAAGGGTAATTAATCCGGATGTTCCCCCAAATTCATCCACAACCATCACCATTTTTAAGTGCGATCGCTGCATTAAGGATAATAATTCATTTAATGGGGTAGACTCCGGAACAAAGCGAACCGGTTTTACCCAGAGATGAATAGACGCATCTAAACTTAAGCGGCCTTGTGCTAAAGGGAGAGCTAAGTCTTTAAAATCAATAATGCCACGAATATCATCTAACGAGTCTCCCTTAACCGGATAACGAGAGTGTCCGGTGCTGGTGACTTCATTGAGTAAGGTTTCAAAGGTAGCGGTTTCAGGAATAGCGATTAATTGAGTCCGAGGAATCATCACCTCTACGGCGGTAACATCGGCAAATTCAAAAACATTATTCAATAATTCTCGTTCTTGCGCTTCTAACCCGCTTGATTCGATTTCTGTGCTAATAATTAACTGTAATTCTTCGGGTGTAACTCGGTTGTACCATCCTTGTTCTGAATATTGTATGCCGCCTAATCGCAACAAAAAACGGGTAGATTGATTTAAAATCCAGATAAACGGATGAAAAATCCGGGCAATGACTCCAATGGGAGCGGCTAAAAATCGAGCTAGTTTTTCTGAGTATAATAAAGCGAGGCATTTGGGACAGAGTTCACCGAGAACGATTTGCAGATAGACTAAGAGAATAAAAGCAAGGGGAATAGCGATTCCATGAGCGATATAATCGAGAGTTTCCGAAGCTATCGGGAGAGTAATAATTAATTGTTTCAGTACAACCGCGATGGTATCTTCTCCGATCCAACCTAGTGCTAAACTAGCAAGGGTAATACCTAATTGAGTGGTACTCAACAACCGTTCTATACTGCGTTGAAAAGATTGAACCGTTTGCGCCTGTACATCTCCAGCTTCTACTAATTGACTGATCCGCGATCGCCTTACAGAAACAATGGAAAATTCTGCTGTGACAAAAAACCCATTCAGTAAAATCAGCAGTAATACGGAAAATATCCTGAGCAAGATATCTTGAATTGTCAAAGTTGTATATTCCTCTATCTCACCACTGGAATGTTACCAATAGACAATTGCAGTTTTTGATCCGGATAATCGGTTAAACGCAATGACAACAGTTGTCCTTGATTGAGGGAAATCCCCGGAATTTTAATTTTTCCCTGAAAATTTTCCCCGGTGGCGGGTAATTCTTCGGGGAGTCCATCGGTGATCGCACTGAGAGAATTTCCCCG belongs to Gloeothece citriformis PCC 7424 and includes:
- a CDS encoding hemolysin family protein, with protein sequence MTIQDILLRIFSVLLLILLNGFFVTAEFSIVSVRRSRISQLVEAGDVQAQTVQSFQRSIERLLSTTQLGITLASLALGWIGEDTIAVVLKQLIITLPIASETLDYIAHGIAIPLAFILLVYLQIVLGELCPKCLALLYSEKLARFLAAPIGVIARIFHPFIWILNQSTRFLLRLGGIQYSEQGWYNRVTPEELQLIISTEIESSGLEAQERELLNNVFEFADVTAVEVMIPRTQLIAIPETATFETLLNEVTSTGHSRYPVKGDSLDDIRGIIDFKDLALPLAQGRLSLDASIHLWVKPVRFVPESTPLNELLSLMQRSHLKMVMVVDEFGGTSGLITLQDLIAEILGERSPSENDNVVELQMLDEQTFLVQAQMNLEEVNEVLDLELPVTNEYQTLGGFLLYQWQKIPMQGETLHYDNLEFTVVSVEGPRLGQIRIARQEIPSTEMPSEVTSDFSPDVTEESNESSHSDSLPPDHR